A section of the Pedobacter sp. HDW13 genome encodes:
- a CDS encoding ABC transporter ATP-binding protein: protein MKHLSRLNKYFLKYKWWIIPGSIFVVISNIFGVVPAQVIGYAVDLITENIQIFNLFGGFNRQAIIYDIFSSNLLYFGLLVIALYLMRGLFLFFMRQTIILMSRHIEFDMKNDIYQHYQELSLGFYRRNNTGDLMNRATEDVNRVRMYVGPAIMYTINTFVLSVLIIWSMFDVNSKLAIYCLLPLPFLVIIIYYVNTLIFKKSGKIQERLSDLSSFVQERFSGIRIIKSYVREDYTRNMFEIQSNAYKKDSMGLVRVSALFYPTMLLLIGLSTILTIYVGGIQVMNGSITAGNIAEFIIYINQLTFPVTMLGWVTSLIQRAAASQKRINEFLDIPSDIQSKETQERVLAGNIKFDQVSFTYPDTGIEALKDVSFEIKSGEFVAIIGKTGSGKSTLANLIMRMYDVENGQIDVDGKNIKALNLKDYRGQIGFVPQEVFLFSDTIKNNIAFGLDSVTDEEVHTAAKNASVYNNIIDFEEKFETMLGERGITLSGGQKQRVSIARALIKSPKILIFDDCLSAVDTKTEEEILQNLGKIMLGKTSILIAHRISTIKNADKILVLDDGKIIEQGTHNELLSKNGSYTELYNNQLLEEESRTI, encoded by the coding sequence ATGAAACATCTGAGCCGATTAAACAAGTACTTTCTAAAATACAAGTGGTGGATTATTCCGGGGAGTATTTTCGTAGTAATATCGAATATTTTTGGCGTAGTACCTGCCCAGGTAATTGGTTATGCGGTTGACCTGATTACCGAAAACATACAGATTTTTAACTTGTTTGGGGGCTTTAACCGTCAAGCTATTATTTACGATATTTTTAGCAGTAACCTGCTTTACTTTGGTTTACTGGTTATTGCCCTTTATTTAATGCGCGGACTGTTTTTATTCTTTATGCGCCAAACCATTATTTTAATGTCGAGGCATATCGAATTTGACATGAAAAACGACATTTACCAGCATTACCAGGAGTTGAGCTTAGGATTTTACCGTCGCAACAACACCGGCGATTTAATGAACCGCGCAACTGAAGATGTAAACCGCGTGCGGATGTATGTTGGTCCGGCCATTATGTACACCATTAATACTTTTGTATTATCGGTACTTATTATCTGGTCGATGTTTGATGTAAACTCCAAGCTGGCCATTTACTGTCTGCTCCCCTTGCCCTTTCTGGTTATCATTATATATTATGTAAACACTCTTATATTTAAAAAGAGTGGAAAGATACAGGAGCGTTTATCAGATTTATCGAGTTTTGTACAAGAGCGCTTTTCGGGGATCAGGATTATCAAATCGTATGTGCGTGAGGATTATACGCGCAATATGTTCGAAATACAGAGCAACGCATACAAAAAAGATTCGATGGGCCTGGTAAGGGTTTCGGCCTTATTCTACCCTACTATGTTGCTATTAATTGGCTTAAGTACCATTTTAACCATTTATGTAGGTGGTATACAGGTAATGAATGGCAGTATTACCGCCGGAAATATCGCCGAATTTATCATTTACATTAACCAGTTAACTTTCCCGGTAACCATGCTGGGCTGGGTAACTTCATTAATTCAAAGGGCAGCTGCATCGCAAAAGCGGATAAATGAATTTTTAGATATCCCTTCTGATATCCAATCCAAAGAAACGCAAGAAAGGGTTTTAGCCGGCAATATTAAATTTGACCAGGTAAGCTTTACCTACCCTGATACTGGAATCGAGGCCTTGAAAGATGTTAGTTTTGAAATTAAAAGTGGTGAATTTGTAGCCATAATCGGCAAAACAGGCTCTGGAAAATCTACTTTAGCCAACCTCATTATGCGGATGTACGACGTAGAAAACGGCCAGATTGATGTGGACGGTAAAAATATTAAGGCACTAAACCTGAAAGATTACAGGGGGCAAATTGGCTTTGTACCACAGGAAGTTTTCCTTTTTTCGGATACAATTAAAAACAACATTGCCTTTGGTTTAGATAGCGTTACCGATGAAGAAGTGCATACGGCAGCCAAAAATGCATCGGTTTATAACAACATCATCGATTTTGAAGAAAAGTTCGAAACCATGCTGGGCGAACGTGGCATTACACTCTCTGGCGGGCAAAAACAGCGGGTTTCTATAGCCCGTGCGCTGATCAAATCTCCTAAAATTTTAATATTTGATGATTGTCTTTCGGCGGTTGACACGAAAACCGAGGAGGAAATATTACAAAACCTGGGTAAAATTATGCTTGGAAAGACCAGTATTTTAATTGCCCACAGAATTTCTACAATTAAAAATGCGGATAAAATTTTAGTCCTCGATGATGGAAAAATCATTGAACAAGGCACACACAATGAATTACTTAGTAAAAATGGCAGTTATACCGAGCTTTATAACAACCAACTTTTAGAAGAAGAAAGCCGTACAATTTAA
- the nusB gene encoding transcription antitermination factor NusB — protein sequence MLNRRHLRIKALQNIFAWHMADKKDIKGDLKTLMQSIDSVYEMYIWMLSLMVEVTEFTANDAAERQNKFIKTAEDINPNMKLLHNKFSVLLQQNPDYVAAVKKYKVDWGFDPEIRKTVYNSLKASKEYAEYLADPNESLESSKDIIKYIFRKIILKSQAIIQVFEEKFINWQVDHEVMKGMVAKTLKNFTFEDPFKNKLTEISADWVEDSKFVQDLFVHTLQNDAKYQEMIADRTKNWESERIALMDTILMKMAICELLNFPSIPVKVTINEYLELSKDYSTPKSNSFINGILDKILGDLKKNNTIKKIGRGLIED from the coding sequence ATGTTAAACAGAAGGCACTTAAGAATCAAAGCTTTGCAAAACATTTTTGCATGGCACATGGCAGACAAAAAAGACATTAAAGGTGATTTGAAAACTTTAATGCAAAGCATCGATAGCGTGTACGAAATGTACATTTGGATGCTCTCTTTAATGGTAGAAGTTACCGAATTTACTGCTAACGACGCTGCAGAGCGTCAGAACAAGTTTATTAAAACAGCTGAGGATATTAATCCGAACATGAAATTGCTGCACAATAAATTTAGTGTTTTATTACAGCAAAATCCTGATTATGTTGCTGCTGTAAAAAAATACAAAGTAGACTGGGGTTTCGATCCTGAAATCCGTAAAACAGTTTACAATTCTTTAAAAGCATCAAAAGAATATGCCGAGTATCTGGCTGATCCTAACGAGAGCTTAGAATCATCAAAAGATATTATCAAATACATTTTTCGTAAAATTATTTTAAAAAGCCAGGCAATTATTCAGGTTTTCGAAGAGAAATTTATCAACTGGCAGGTAGATCACGAGGTAATGAAAGGTATGGTTGCCAAAACCCTTAAAAACTTTACTTTCGAAGATCCTTTTAAAAACAAACTGACCGAAATTAGTGCCGATTGGGTAGAAGACAGCAAGTTTGTACAGGATCTTTTTGTCCACACCTTGCAAAACGATGCCAAATATCAGGAAATGATTGCTGATAGGACTAAAAACTGGGAATCGGAACGTATTGCTTTAATGGATACTATTTTGATGAAAATGGCAATCTGCGAGCTCTTGAATTTTCCATCTATCCCGGTAAAAGTTACCATCAACGAATATCTGGAGCTTTCAAAAGATTACAGTACACCGAAAAGTAATTCATTTATTAACGGTATTTTAGACAAAATTTTAGGCGATCTTAAGAAAAACAATACCATTAAAAAGATTGGCCGCGGATTAATTGAAGACTAA
- a CDS encoding DUF5362 family protein: MEDLEQEVPQEVKLIVTEEMRSYLYDITKWAKFLSIVGFVFAAFIILAALSIPSIISSNPGLAKQFAPLGQGGATIVTVVYLLLGLFYFYPSILLFRLANKGKQGVLFGDQESLDAAILSLKSLFKFWGIITIAIIVGYFLLVFIVGAGLAIR, from the coding sequence ATGGAAGATTTAGAACAAGAAGTGCCCCAGGAGGTAAAATTAATCGTTACCGAAGAAATGCGGAGCTATCTTTACGATATTACAAAATGGGCCAAATTCTTATCAATTGTCGGTTTTGTATTCGCTGCTTTCATTATTTTGGCTGCCTTAAGCATACCTTCTATAATATCAAGCAACCCGGGTTTAGCAAAACAGTTTGCTCCACTTGGGCAGGGAGGTGCAACCATTGTAACCGTGGTTTATTTGCTATTGGGTTTATTTTATTTCTATCCGAGTATATTATTGTTCAGGCTGGCCAATAAAGGTAAACAAGGCGTGTTGTTTGGAGATCAGGAAAGTTTAGATGCCGCAATACTGAGTTTAAAATCCCTTTTTAAGTTTTGGGGAATTATAACCATTGCCATAATTGTAGGCTATTTCTTATTGGTATTTATTGTAGGCGCAGGCTTGGCTATACGTTAG
- a CDS encoding DUF1573 domain-containing protein, whose protein sequence is MKKIFILAIAAISFTACRNANNQTSETASAVSVGNDTSKTAKVAPADAPVIVFERDIYDFGKIEQGEKVKHDFKLKNTGKSPLIVSNATATCGCTIPQVPGEPILPGKEGIISVVFNSEGKMGMQDKVVTVTSNANPTTTTVHLVGEVLAKK, encoded by the coding sequence ATGAAGAAAATATTTATCCTGGCCATTGCTGCGATTTCATTTACAGCTTGCCGCAATGCAAACAATCAAACTTCAGAAACAGCTTCGGCGGTTTCGGTTGGAAACGATACTTCAAAAACAGCTAAAGTTGCACCTGCCGATGCACCCGTTATTGTGTTCGAACGCGATATTTACGATTTCGGTAAAATAGAGCAGGGCGAAAAAGTTAAGCACGATTTTAAACTGAAAAACACAGGTAAAAGTCCGCTTATCGTTTCAAATGCAACAGCAACTTGTGGCTGTACCATCCCTCAGGTGCCTGGCGAACCTATTTTGCCTGGTAAAGAAGGTATTATTAGCGTAGTATTTAACAGTGAAGGTAAAATGGGTATGCAGGATAAAGTAGTAACCGTTACATCGAATGCCAACCCAACCACTACTACTGTACATTTGGTAGGCGAGGTATTGGCTAAAAAATAA
- a CDS encoding DUF3276 family protein, which translates to MGEFDNKEREEVFSKKVRAGKRTYFFDVKATRSGDYYLTVTESKKRLEDGVFVKHKIFLYKEDFEKFAEGLNETVDYIKTHQDVVEKRYEYSENGEHSSRPGDDFSF; encoded by the coding sequence ATGGGAGAATTCGACAACAAGGAAAGAGAAGAAGTTTTTTCAAAGAAAGTAAGAGCAGGTAAGAGAACTTATTTCTTCGACGTGAAGGCTACGAGATCGGGTGATTATTATTTAACAGTTACCGAAAGCAAGAAAAGATTAGAAGACGGTGTATTTGTAAAACATAAAATCTTTTTATACAAAGAAGATTTCGAAAAATTCGCTGAAGGCCTAAACGAAACTGTTGATTATATCAAAACCCATCAGGATGTGGTTGAAAAACGTTACGAATATTCAGAAAACGGAGAACATAGCAGCAGACCAGGCGATGATTTTTCTTTCTAA
- a CDS encoding Glu/Leu/Phe/Val dehydrogenase, translating into MPANSQTDFSILDQLSAYGHKKLVFCNDPDTGLKAIIAIHDTTLGPALGGTRMWSYATEGEALEDALRLSRGMTYKAAITGLNLGGGKGVIIGDSRKDKTETLMRSYGRFIKNLNGEFITAEEMGTNTRDMEYIRMETNYVTGVPESIGGAGNPAPFTAQGVYLGIKASVKEVFGTDMLAGRTIVVQGIGNVGEHLVALLRKENAEVLISDINQEQLTYVARKYKAKPIEADKIFTTEADVYAPCAMGATVNNKTIEKMKFAIIAGSANNQLKDEVLDSELLLKKGILFAPDYLINAGGLISCYSELTGFGKKRTVQLTENIYDATRSVIKLSKAENISTNIAANRIAEKRIADIKKIKSSY; encoded by the coding sequence ATGCCAGCAAATTCGCAGACAGATTTTTCCATTTTAGATCAATTAAGTGCTTACGGGCATAAAAAGTTGGTTTTTTGCAATGATCCCGATACAGGTTTAAAAGCAATTATTGCTATACACGATACCACATTAGGCCCGGCTTTGGGCGGTACACGCATGTGGAGTTATGCAACCGAAGGCGAGGCCTTAGAAGATGCCCTTCGTTTATCGCGCGGAATGACCTATAAAGCGGCCATTACAGGTTTAAACCTGGGTGGAGGTAAAGGGGTAATCATTGGCGATTCTAGAAAAGACAAAACCGAAACTTTAATGCGTAGCTATGGCAGGTTTATTAAAAACCTGAATGGCGAATTTATTACTGCCGAGGAAATGGGTACCAACACGCGCGATATGGAATATATCCGTATGGAAACCAATTATGTTACCGGCGTGCCCGAATCAATAGGTGGTGCGGGTAACCCAGCGCCATTTACTGCCCAAGGCGTATACTTAGGTATTAAAGCCAGCGTTAAAGAAGTTTTCGGAACAGATATGCTTGCCGGAAGAACTATCGTTGTACAAGGAATTGGTAATGTAGGCGAACATTTGGTAGCACTTTTGAGGAAGGAAAATGCCGAAGTTTTGATTAGCGATATTAACCAGGAGCAATTAACTTACGTAGCCCGTAAATACAAGGCAAAACCGATTGAAGCCGATAAAATTTTTACCACCGAGGCCGATGTTTATGCTCCATGTGCAATGGGGGCAACGGTGAACAACAAAACCATCGAAAAAATGAAATTTGCAATTATTGCAGGTTCGGCAAACAATCAATTAAAAGATGAGGTTTTAGATAGCGAATTGTTGTTGAAAAAAGGAATTTTATTTGCGCCAGATTATTTAATCAACGCAGGAGGTTTAATTTCGTGTTATTCCGAACTAACTGGTTTTGGTAAAAAACGTACCGTACAACTTACCGAGAATATTTACGATGCCACACGTAGTGTTATTAAACTAAGCAAGGCCGAAAATATCTCAACTAATATTGCTGCAAACCGCATTGCCGAAAAACGGATCGCAGATATTAAAAAAATTAAATCGTCATATTAA